A region from the Geobacillus vulcani PSS1 genome encodes:
- the treP gene encoding PTS system trehalose-specific EIIBC component has product MGAYQQAAAQIVEAIGGKDNIVAATHCVTRLRFALKEEGKVNKEALERIDVVKGSFSANGQFQVVIGQGLVDKVYDDLIELTGIGRATKQEIKDAAEAKLNPLQRAIKTLADIFIPILPAIVTAGLLMGINNVLTGPGIFYEGKSFVEVHKEWADLANMINLIANTAFVFLPGLIGWSAVTKFGGSPLLGIVLGLMLVHPDLLNAWGWGAAKEKGEIPVWNLFGFEVQKVGYQGQVLPVLVASYVLAKLELFLRKRIPDAFQLLLVAPLALLITGFLAFIAIGPITFAIGNAITHLFVTIFDTVPALGGLLYGALYAPLVVTGMHHTFLPVDLQLIANTGGTFLWPILVMSNIAQGSAALAMMFVAKEEKLRGLSFTSAVSAYLGITEPAMFGVNLRFRFPFIAAMTGAAIAGMFITLNKVIAPSIGVGGLPGFLSIVPQKWTPFFIGMAIAIVVPFALTFVFGKVRKAAR; this is encoded by the coding sequence ATGGGTGCATACCAACAAGCAGCTGCGCAAATTGTCGAAGCCATCGGCGGAAAGGACAACATCGTCGCCGCCACACATTGTGTGACCCGGCTTCGGTTTGCGCTCAAAGAGGAAGGAAAAGTCAATAAGGAAGCGCTCGAGCGCATCGATGTCGTCAAAGGGTCGTTTTCCGCAAACGGCCAGTTTCAAGTCGTCATCGGCCAAGGGCTTGTCGATAAAGTGTATGATGATCTGATTGAACTGACCGGCATCGGTCGGGCAACGAAGCAGGAGATCAAAGATGCGGCGGAAGCGAAGCTCAATCCGCTGCAGCGAGCCATTAAGACGCTGGCTGATATTTTCATTCCCATCTTGCCGGCGATCGTGACGGCTGGTTTGTTGATGGGGATTAACAACGTGTTGACAGGCCCAGGCATTTTTTACGAAGGGAAATCGTTTGTCGAGGTGCACAAAGAATGGGCCGATTTGGCAAACATGATCAACTTGATCGCCAATACGGCGTTTGTCTTCCTGCCTGGGTTGATCGGCTGGTCAGCGGTGACGAAATTTGGCGGCAGCCCGCTCTTGGGGATTGTCCTTGGTTTGATGCTCGTCCACCCCGATTTGCTCAACGCTTGGGGCTGGGGAGCGGCGAAAGAAAAAGGAGAGATTCCGGTTTGGAACTTGTTCGGCTTTGAAGTGCAAAAAGTCGGCTACCAAGGGCAAGTGCTGCCGGTGTTGGTGGCTTCCTACGTGCTGGCAAAGCTGGAGCTGTTTTTGCGCAAGCGCATTCCCGATGCGTTTCAGCTGTTGCTTGTCGCGCCGCTTGCGTTGCTCATTACGGGCTTTTTGGCGTTCATCGCCATCGGGCCAATCACGTTTGCGATCGGCAACGCCATTACCCACTTGTTTGTCACGATTTTTGACACGGTTCCGGCGCTTGGAGGATTGTTGTATGGAGCGCTGTATGCGCCGCTTGTCGTCACCGGGATGCACCATACGTTCTTGCCGGTTGACTTGCAGCTGATCGCCAATACCGGCGGCACGTTCCTTTGGCCGATTTTGGTCATGTCAAACATTGCCCAAGGCTCGGCGGCGTTGGCGATGATGTTTGTTGCGAAAGAGGAAAAGCTGCGCGGTTTGTCGTTCACTTCAGCTGTTTCCGCGTACTTGGGCATCACGGAACCAGCGATGTTCGGGGTCAATTTGCGCTTTCGCTTCCCGTTTATCGCGGCGATGACCGGAGCGGCGATCGCCGGCATGTTTATTACGCTCAATAAAGTCATCGCTCCGTCGATCGGGGTTGGCGGCCTGCCGGGTTTCTTGTCGATCGTGCCGCAAAAGTGGACGCCGTTCTTTATCGGCATGGCGATCGCGATTGTGGTGCCGTTTGCGCTGACATTTGTCTTTGGGAAAGTGCGCAAAGCCGCCCGCTAA
- the treC gene encoding alpha,alpha-phosphotrehalase has product MPTIPWWKKAVVYQIYPKSFCDTNGDGIGDLPGVIEKLDYLQELGVDVIWLTPIYASPQRDNGYDISDYFRIHPAYGTMDDFDRLLHEVHARGMKLVMDMVVNHTSTDHEWFQQARSSKTNPYRSFYIWRDPKPGGGAPNNWQSKFGGSAWEYDEQTGQYYLHLFDVTQADLNWENEELRRRIYDMMHFWLKKGVDGFRLDVINLLSKDQRFPDDDGSVPPGDGRRFYTDGPRIHEFLQEMNREVFSKYDIMTVGEMSSTTIDHCIRYTNPENHELNMTFNFHHLKVDYPNGEKWAVAPFDFLALKRILSEWQVRMYEGGGWNALFWCNHDQPRIVSRYGDDRTYWKESAKMLATTIHLMQGTPYIYQGEEIGMTDPKFTDIRDYRDVESLNMYRILRAQGKSEQEVMDILQRKSRDNSRTPMQWDDSPHAGFTSGTPWIRVADNYRRINVKQALADHDSIFYHYKRLIELRKQYDIITTGRYELLLADDPHLFAYMRHGDGEKLLVVNNFYPVETTFTLPREAGADGYTGELLLANYSDAPTDFRRMRLRPYESVVYLLRRP; this is encoded by the coding sequence ATGCCAACAATCCCTTGGTGGAAAAAAGCAGTCGTTTATCAAATTTATCCGAAAAGCTTCTGCGACACGAATGGAGACGGCATCGGCGATTTGCCGGGCGTGATCGAGAAGCTCGATTATTTACAAGAACTAGGCGTCGATGTCATTTGGCTGACGCCGATCTACGCGTCGCCGCAGCGCGACAACGGTTATGACATCAGCGATTATTTCCGCATTCATCCCGCATACGGAACGATGGACGATTTTGACCGTCTGCTTCACGAAGTGCACGCGCGCGGCATGAAGCTGGTGATGGACATGGTCGTCAACCATACCTCGACCGACCATGAATGGTTTCAGCAGGCGCGCTCTTCGAAAACGAACCCATACCGTTCGTTTTACATTTGGCGCGACCCGAAACCGGGCGGCGGAGCGCCAAACAACTGGCAGTCGAAATTCGGCGGCTCGGCGTGGGAATACGACGAACAAACCGGCCAATATTACTTGCATTTGTTCGATGTGACACAAGCGGACTTGAACTGGGAAAACGAAGAGCTGCGCCGCCGCATTTATGACATGATGCATTTTTGGCTCAAAAAAGGAGTGGACGGCTTTCGACTCGATGTCATCAACTTGTTGTCGAAAGATCAGCGCTTCCCGGATGACGACGGTTCGGTGCCGCCGGGGGACGGGCGCCGCTTTTATACGGACGGACCGCGCATTCATGAGTTTTTGCAGGAAATGAATCGAGAGGTGTTTTCCAAATACGACATCATGACAGTGGGGGAAATGTCGTCGACGACGATCGATCATTGCATCCGGTATACGAACCCGGAAAACCACGAGCTCAATATGACGTTTAACTTCCATCACTTGAAGGTCGATTACCCGAACGGGGAAAAATGGGCGGTCGCCCCGTTTGACTTTCTGGCTTTAAAACGCATTTTGTCCGAATGGCAAGTCCGGATGTATGAAGGGGGAGGGTGGAATGCGCTCTTTTGGTGCAACCACGATCAACCCCGCATCGTGTCGCGCTATGGCGATGACCGGACGTATTGGAAAGAATCAGCCAAAATGTTGGCGACGACAATCCATTTGATGCAAGGGACCCCCTACATTTACCAAGGCGAAGAAATCGGCATGACCGACCCGAAATTCACGGATATTCGCGACTACCGCGACGTGGAGTCGCTCAACATGTACCGGATTTTGCGAGCGCAAGGCAAAAGCGAGCAAGAAGTGATGGACATTTTGCAGCGAAAATCGCGCGACAATTCCCGCACGCCGATGCAATGGGATGACAGCCCGCATGCCGGTTTCACGTCCGGGACGCCGTGGATTCGCGTCGCCGACAACTACCGGCGCATTAACGTGAAACAGGCGCTCGCCGACCATGACTCGATTTTTTACCACTATAAGCGACTGATTGAGCTGCGCAAACAGTATGACATCATTACAACCGGTCGCTATGAGCTGCTGCTTGCGGATGATCCGCATCTTTTCGCCTATATGCGTCATGGCGATGGGGAAAAACTGCTTGTTGTCAACAATTTTTATCCAGTTGAAACGACGTTCACGCTGCCGAGAGAAGCAGGAGCCGATGGCTATACAGGAGAGCTGTTGCTTGCCAATTATTCGGACGCACCGACCGATTTCCGCCGCATGCGGCTGCGCCCATACGAATCGGTTGTTTATCTTTTGCGCCGGCCGTGA
- the treR gene encoding trehalose operon repressor: protein MHENKYLTIYHDLISRIRRGEWKAYDKLPSEHELAARYETSRETIRKALNLLSEHGYIQKMKGKGSIVLDVGKYDFPVSGLVSFKELAQTMKQPVRTTVHELAIIKPDNELKQQLRASSKDEVWKVVRVREIGGERIILDKDFFLKKHVPLLTKEICEDSIYEYLETKLHLPISFAKKEMSIDGATDEDRRYLDLNGDDRVVVVKNYVYLSDATLFQYTESRHRLDKFRFVDFARRK from the coding sequence ATGCATGAAAACAAATATTTAACCATTTACCATGACCTCATTTCCCGCATCCGCCGCGGAGAATGGAAGGCGTACGACAAGCTGCCATCAGAACACGAGCTCGCCGCCCGATATGAGACGTCGCGCGAGACGATTCGCAAAGCGCTCAATTTATTGTCCGAGCACGGCTATATCCAAAAAATGAAAGGGAAAGGATCCATCGTCCTTGACGTCGGCAAATATGACTTCCCCGTATCCGGATTGGTCAGCTTTAAAGAACTGGCGCAGACGATGAAGCAGCCGGTGCGGACGACCGTGCATGAACTGGCGATCATCAAACCGGATAACGAGCTCAAGCAGCAGCTGCGCGCCTCAAGCAAAGACGAAGTGTGGAAAGTCGTGCGCGTTCGGGAAATTGGCGGAGAGCGGATTATTTTGGATAAGGATTTCTTTTTGAAAAAGCATGTGCCGCTATTGACGAAAGAGATTTGCGAAGACTCGATCTATGAATACTTGGAAACGAAGCTGCATTTGCCCATCAGCTTTGCCAAAAAGGAAATGTCCATTGATGGGGCGACGGACGAGGATCGCCGCTATTTGGACTTAAACGGCGATGACCGCGTCGTGGTCGTAAAAAACTACGTGTACTTAAGCGATGCCACGCTGTTTCAATATACGGAATCGCGGCATCGGTTGGATAAGTTTCGTTTCGTTGATTTTGCCCGTCGGAAATGA
- a CDS encoding Na+/H+ antiporter NhaC family protein has protein sequence MEGTWWSLLPFLLIIPLAIWLKEILPGLVAGLLIGAFCLEWSAVGAIERAVSAILHALTDSEHMKVAAFLYLFGSLVGMMQITGGIKGFVEMLSGRIRSKRGLLLFVWLTVPVTFFMPMFRIMLLGPVMKAVLRQFRIDRRRMAYMIDVSTEPIIVLLPAATAFVGFMTSVVAAALAQNDIAESPYDVFVRSLPYNLFAIVALAVGLLTTMLNVRIGKSRAKKGEGETNELHGLGLRKELALISGEPLHLFVPLALLLGLTFAFFVYDGRRRGASRWLEAFSAADATWAMLLALFVTILLSMTFYLWRRQSLSELTYHFFAGGNEMMAPIGMLVLVWAVSSVAGELGFADYVSSTFGTWLPGALVPAAVFLAGSFLSYFIGSSWGTWGIFMPLGVTLAHATGAPIEVTVGAVFASGTFGAFASPLGDTTITTAAIMDMDLMSYAKYKLRISLLCAGASLVGYVLLPLWMP, from the coding sequence GTGGAAGGAACATGGTGGTCTCTGTTGCCTTTTTTGCTCATCATTCCATTGGCAATATGGTTGAAAGAAATTTTGCCCGGCCTTGTGGCGGGATTGCTTATTGGGGCGTTTTGCCTTGAGTGGTCGGCTGTTGGCGCGATTGAGCGCGCCGTTTCCGCCATACTTCACGCTCTTACGGATTCGGAACATATGAAAGTGGCGGCGTTTTTATATTTGTTCGGCTCTCTTGTCGGCATGATGCAAATTACCGGCGGGATCAAAGGGTTTGTTGAAATGCTTTCCGGCCGCATCCGCTCGAAGCGGGGGCTTTTGTTGTTTGTTTGGCTGACAGTGCCGGTGACGTTTTTTATGCCGATGTTTCGCATTATGCTCCTTGGACCGGTGATGAAAGCGGTTCTTCGCCAATTTCGCATCGACCGCCGCCGTATGGCGTATATGATCGATGTCTCAACCGAACCCATCATCGTGCTTTTGCCAGCGGCAACGGCGTTTGTCGGCTTTATGACTTCTGTTGTCGCCGCGGCGCTGGCGCAAAATGACATTGCTGAATCGCCGTATGACGTGTTTGTGCGCAGCCTGCCGTACAACTTGTTTGCCATTGTCGCTCTGGCCGTCGGGTTGCTGACGACGATGTTGAACGTCCGGATCGGCAAATCGCGGGCGAAAAAAGGAGAAGGGGAAACGAATGAACTGCACGGGCTCGGGTTGCGCAAGGAGCTGGCGCTGATCAGCGGAGAGCCGCTTCATTTATTCGTTCCGTTGGCGCTCTTGCTCGGCTTGACGTTTGCCTTTTTTGTCTATGACGGTCGGCGGCGCGGAGCAAGCCGTTGGCTTGAGGCGTTTTCGGCAGCCGATGCGACATGGGCGATGCTGTTGGCGTTGTTTGTGACCATCCTTTTGTCGATGACATTTTATTTGTGGCGCCGACAATCACTTTCAGAGCTGACGTACCATTTTTTTGCCGGGGGTAACGAAATGATGGCGCCGATCGGCATGCTTGTTCTTGTCTGGGCGGTTTCATCCGTAGCAGGGGAGCTTGGATTTGCGGATTACGTCTCGTCAACGTTCGGCACATGGCTTCCAGGTGCACTCGTGCCAGCAGCTGTGTTTTTGGCCGGATCCTTTCTGTCGTATTTTATCGGTTCCTCATGGGGAACGTGGGGCATTTTCATGCCGCTTGGCGTCACGCTTGCGCATGCGACCGGAGCGCCGATTGAGGTGACGGTCGGCGCTGTATTTGCGAGCGGAACGTTTGGCGCCTTTGCTTCTCCGCTTGGTGATACGACGATTACAACCGCAGCCATTATGGATATGGACTTGATGAGCTATGCGAAATATAAACTGCGCATCTCTCTCCTTTGCGCCGGCGCGTCGCTCGTTGGATACGTTCTTTTGCCGCTTTGGATGCCATGA
- a CDS encoding acyl-CoA thioesterase, producing the protein MKTHIITVNPRFCETDALGHLSNISYFIYLEEARTRLFDELRYGGRTHDWHFILASTKCDFVNQGFFGRRLRVETNVSRIGNKSFQCIHRIMEEETGRLIAIGEAAVVHFNFQTQTSEPLPDDLRTMLAEYLVPSVEETISPSSCKKRE; encoded by the coding sequence ATGAAGACGCACATCATTACCGTCAACCCACGCTTTTGTGAAACTGATGCGCTCGGACATTTAAGTAACATCAGTTATTTTATTTATTTGGAAGAAGCGCGCACCCGCCTGTTTGATGAATTGCGTTACGGCGGACGAACGCACGACTGGCATTTTATTTTAGCGTCCACCAAGTGTGATTTTGTCAACCAAGGATTTTTCGGACGACGATTGCGCGTAGAAACCAATGTCTCTCGGATCGGCAATAAAAGCTTTCAATGCATTCACCGCATCATGGAAGAGGAAACAGGAAGATTGATCGCCATCGGAGAAGCAGCCGTTGTCCATTTCAATTTCCAAACCCAAACGAGCGAACCGTTGCCTGATGACTTGCGGACCATGCTTGCTGAATACCTTGTGCCGTCCGTCGAGGAAACGATTTCACCGTCATCGTGCAAAAAAAGGGAGTGA
- a CDS encoding aminotransferase class V-fold PLP-dependent enzyme, giving the protein MTIHAAIGNAVYTCRGELETYFQPFREGTIGRLQPFSTPFGEQRLIYADWTASGRLYRPIEEKLTHELGPFVGNTHTESNVTGTKTTLAYRYAKEMIKQHVHAGKNDVLIMQGAGTTSAVNKLQRLLGLRVPERWKHRLSLADDERPIVFVTHMEHHSNLLPWVETIAEVITIRPTAHGDVDLNHLRELLERYKDRPQKIGAFTACSNVTGLETSYHQMARLMHEYGGLCFVDFAASAPYVHIDMHPDDPMEQLDAIYFSPHKFLGGPGSAGVLIFDSRLYHQHAPDHPGGGTVYWTDPWGNYEYIQAIEEREDGGTPPFWQTIKAALAIQLKEQMNVKQMRAREKELVSLLLPSLKSTPGVRVLEGHRDDRLGIISFVIDGLHYNLVVKLLNDRFGIQARGGCSCAGPYGHYLLGIDKEQSAALLQEVKNGNPLAKPGWVRLSLHPTMTNEEVYAIIHAIRQIVRYGRRWQEEYEYDAAKNEFVHRNDDRYIRHFFLF; this is encoded by the coding sequence ATGACCATTCACGCTGCGATCGGCAATGCGGTGTATACATGCCGTGGAGAGCTCGAGACGTACTTTCAGCCGTTTCGCGAAGGAACGATCGGCCGCCTTCAACCGTTTTCCACCCCGTTTGGCGAACAACGGCTTATTTACGCCGACTGGACAGCCAGCGGACGGCTGTACCGACCGATTGAAGAGAAACTAACGCACGAGCTTGGCCCATTTGTCGGCAATACGCATACAGAATCCAATGTAACCGGGACAAAAACGACGCTTGCCTATCGCTATGCAAAAGAAATGATTAAACAGCACGTTCATGCCGGGAAAAACGATGTCTTGATCATGCAAGGCGCCGGGACCACAAGCGCCGTCAACAAGCTGCAGCGTCTGCTTGGCCTGCGAGTGCCGGAACGGTGGAAGCACCGCCTGTCACTTGCTGATGATGAACGACCGATCGTGTTTGTCACTCATATGGAACATCATTCCAATTTATTGCCTTGGGTGGAAACAATCGCAGAGGTGATCACGATTCGACCGACGGCCCATGGCGATGTCGATCTCAACCATTTGCGCGAGTTGTTGGAGCGCTACAAAGACCGGCCGCAAAAGATCGGGGCGTTTACCGCTTGTTCGAACGTTACGGGATTAGAGACGTCATATCATCAAATGGCAAGACTGATGCATGAATACGGCGGTCTTTGCTTTGTCGATTTTGCTGCTTCTGCCCCATATGTCCACATCGATATGCATCCAGACGACCCAATGGAGCAGCTTGACGCCATTTATTTCTCGCCCCATAAGTTCCTCGGGGGGCCGGGAAGCGCCGGCGTGCTTATCTTTGACAGCCGGCTTTATCATCAGCACGCTCCGGATCACCCCGGCGGCGGGACGGTGTATTGGACCGACCCGTGGGGGAACTATGAATACATCCAAGCCATTGAAGAACGCGAAGATGGCGGAACGCCGCCGTTTTGGCAAACCATCAAGGCAGCGTTGGCCATCCAGCTGAAAGAGCAAATGAACGTAAAACAGATGCGCGCCCGCGAAAAAGAACTTGTTTCCCTTCTTTTGCCGTCGTTAAAAAGCACTCCCGGCGTTCGCGTGCTTGAAGGACATCGGGACGACCGTCTTGGCATCATCTCGTTTGTCATAGATGGATTGCATTACAACCTTGTTGTTAAACTGCTGAATGACCGCTTCGGCATTCAAGCGCGCGGAGGCTGTTCCTGCGCCGGACCGTACGGCCACTATTTGCTTGGCATCGACAAGGAACAATCCGCTGCGTTGCTTCAAGAAGTCAAAAACGGCAATCCTCTCGCCAAACCGGGGTGGGTGCGTCTATCGCTCCACCCCACGATGACGAACGAGGAAGTGTATGCCATCATCCACGCCATCCGCCAAATTGTCCGCTATGGCCGCCGCTGGCAAGAAGAATATGAATACGATGCGGCGAAAAACGAGTTCGTTCACCGCAACGATGATCGGTACATCCGGCACTTCTTTCTCTTTTAA
- a CDS encoding acyl-CoA dehydrogenase family protein produces MNELYHLLVRTDREQQLYDQARRLAERFAERAAHDDEQATFPFADFADLKEAGFLSLTIPIEYGGQGATLYELVLVQETIAQGSGATALSFGWHASILMRLFLLRRWPEPILARLANEVVCRRVLINSAHSERATGSPARGGKPETTAVFRDGRFVLRGRKAFASLAPALDYVLISATMEDGRVGEFLVPMSAPGIRIEPTWNTLGMRATRSDDLVLEDVAVDEEALVETLGETNEAAPAQGWLLHVPACYLGIAIAARNEALRFAQTYRPNTLPHPIASTPEVQRKIAEMEWRLTHARHFLYAIADFWDRYPDKRVKMKEELATAKLVATNTALEVVDWAMRIVGGQSLFADNPLQRHYRDVRAGLHNPPADDLTLQWLARRALSHNPPAL; encoded by the coding sequence ATGAATGAATTGTACCATTTGCTTGTACGGACCGATCGGGAACAACAATTGTACGACCAAGCGCGTCGCCTGGCGGAACGGTTTGCGGAAAGGGCGGCGCATGATGACGAACAGGCAACGTTTCCATTTGCCGATTTTGCCGATCTAAAAGAGGCCGGCTTTCTTTCCTTGACTATTCCGATCGAATACGGCGGCCAAGGGGCGACCCTCTATGAGCTTGTGCTCGTACAAGAGACGATCGCCCAAGGTTCTGGGGCAACGGCGTTGTCGTTTGGTTGGCACGCCAGCATTCTCATGCGTCTGTTTTTGCTTCGCCGCTGGCCGGAGCCCATTCTCGCCCGTTTGGCGAATGAAGTCGTTTGCCGCCGCGTGCTCATCAACAGCGCTCATTCCGAACGGGCGACAGGCAGCCCCGCGCGCGGGGGCAAACCAGAAACAACGGCCGTCTTTCGCGATGGCCGCTTTGTGCTTCGCGGGCGAAAAGCCTTTGCGTCACTGGCTCCTGCGCTCGATTACGTCTTAATTTCCGCCACAATGGAAGATGGTCGGGTCGGTGAATTTCTCGTGCCGATGTCTGCTCCAGGCATTCGCATCGAGCCGACGTGGAACACGCTTGGCATGCGGGCGACGCGCAGCGATGATCTTGTTCTTGAAGACGTTGCTGTTGACGAAGAAGCGCTCGTCGAGACGCTCGGAGAAACGAACGAAGCCGCTCCAGCGCAAGGATGGCTGCTGCATGTGCCGGCTTGTTACTTGGGCATCGCCATTGCGGCGCGCAATGAGGCGCTTCGCTTTGCGCAGACGTACCGACCTAATACTCTGCCTCACCCCATCGCCTCGACGCCAGAAGTGCAGCGGAAAATCGCTGAAATGGAATGGCGCCTCACCCATGCGCGTCACTTTCTGTACGCGATCGCTGATTTCTGGGACCGTTATCCAGACAAACGGGTGAAGATGAAAGAGGAGTTGGCAACGGCCAAATTGGTCGCGACCAATACCGCGCTTGAAGTCGTCGATTGGGCGATGCGCATTGTCGGCGGACAAAGCTTGTTTGCTGACAATCCGCTTCAGCGGCATTACCGTGACGTCCGTGCTGGGCTGCACAACCCGCCTGCTGACGACTTGACGCTTCAATGGCTTGCCAGACGGGCATTGTCTCACAACCCACCTGCTCTATAA
- the speE gene encoding polyamine aminopropyltransferase: MKHEGNALPPYLHMDNGELWLTEDDRDNLKISYRIKEVIFAEPSEYQHVMILDSYDFGRMLVLDGVVQTTSIDGHIYNEMISHVPLQFHPQAKRVLIIGGGDCGAARETAKYAHLEAIDMVEIDEKVVRACKEHLPAVSGNLSDPRVRFIYDDGVKFVQGKESVYDVIMIDSSDPVGPAEALFSPEFYADVHRALKADGLMVCQSQSPIFHLDILKRTYRNIRELFPHVLVYTAVVPTYPGGLWSFTIGSKRPLHFPAQTTIPNDTKYVNDGIFRQCFALPAFLRSALEVE, encoded by the coding sequence ATGAAACACGAAGGAAACGCTTTGCCACCTTACTTGCATATGGACAATGGGGAGCTTTGGCTCACCGAAGATGATCGTGACAACTTAAAAATCAGCTACCGTATCAAAGAGGTGATTTTTGCCGAGCCGTCTGAGTACCAGCATGTGATGATTTTGGATTCGTACGATTTCGGCCGCATGCTCGTACTCGATGGCGTCGTGCAAACGACCTCGATTGACGGCCATATTTATAACGAAATGATTTCGCACGTACCGCTGCAGTTTCATCCGCAGGCGAAACGGGTGCTCATCATCGGCGGCGGCGACTGCGGCGCAGCCCGTGAGACGGCGAAATATGCTCATCTTGAAGCCATCGACATGGTGGAAATTGATGAAAAAGTTGTCCGGGCGTGCAAAGAGCATTTGCCAGCCGTCTCCGGCAACCTATCGGATCCGCGTGTGCGGTTTATTTATGATGACGGCGTCAAGTTTGTGCAAGGGAAGGAAAGCGTCTACGACGTCATTATGATCGACTCGTCCGACCCAGTCGGCCCGGCGGAAGCCTTGTTTTCCCCGGAGTTTTACGCCGACGTCCATCGCGCGTTGAAAGCGGATGGGTTGATGGTCTGCCAAAGCCAGTCGCCGATTTTCCATCTGGATATTTTGAAGCGGACGTACCGCAATATTCGCGAACTGTTCCCGCATGTGCTTGTGTACACTGCCGTGGTGCCGACGTATCCAGGAGGGTTGTGGAGCTTTACGATCGGCTCGAAACGACCGCTCCATTTTCCAGCGCAGACGACCATTCCAAATGACACGAAATATGTGAACGATGGGATCTTTCGCCAATGTTTCGCTTTGCCGGCATTTTTGCGTTCGGCGCTTGAGGTGGAATAA
- the nsrR gene encoding nitric oxide-sensing transcriptional repressor NsrR, protein MQLTNYTEYALRVLLFLGALDEEEKTNIKDIAASFSISEHHLSKIVHELGKLGYIETIRGRNGGIRLAKRPEEIVIGAVVRETEDNLSLVECFAAHGNECILTPVCRLRFALHEALEAFLRVLDAYTLADLLEDRASLRSLLWRPRNQSMLSDI, encoded by the coding sequence ATGCAGTTAACGAACTATACGGAATACGCCTTGCGCGTCCTCTTGTTTTTAGGCGCGCTTGATGAAGAAGAAAAAACGAACATCAAAGACATTGCCGCTTCCTTTTCCATTTCAGAGCATCATTTAAGCAAAATCGTCCATGAGCTTGGGAAGCTTGGCTATATTGAAACGATCCGTGGGCGCAACGGCGGAATCCGTCTCGCGAAACGGCCGGAGGAGATCGTCATCGGTGCGGTTGTTCGCGAAACAGAGGACAACTTGTCACTTGTTGAGTGTTTTGCCGCTCACGGCAATGAATGCATCTTGACACCGGTATGCCGGCTCCGCTTCGCGCTTCACGAGGCGTTAGAAGCGTTTTTGCGGGTGTTGGATGCGTATACGCTCGCCGATTTGCTTGAAGACCGCGCGTCGCTTCGTTCTTTGCTTTGGAGGCCGCGTAACCAATCAATGCTCTCCGACATTTGA